From Thermosinus carboxydivorans Nor1, a single genomic window includes:
- a CDS encoding DUF4911 domain-containing protein, with translation MAESVYIRVAPQYINFVNQIMEGYEYLGVVTTVNRTEGLLVVRATPDTCADVREILRKLPLPIEFV, from the coding sequence ATGGCTGAGTCTGTTTACATCCGTGTAGCGCCGCAGTATATTAATTTTGTCAATCAGATTATGGAGGGCTATGAGTATTTGGGTGTGGTCACTACCGTCAACCGGACGGAAGGTCTGCTGGTCGTGCGGGCAACGCCTGACACATGCGCTGATGTCCGGGAAATTCTTAGGAAATTGCCGCTGCCAATCGAGTTTGTATAA